A stretch of Aedes aegypti strain LVP_AGWG chromosome 2, AaegL5.0 Primary Assembly, whole genome shotgun sequence DNA encodes these proteins:
- the LOC5567139 gene encoding heat shock protein 67B2, producing MSLNCLRIAAQRVRAGSRIVQNAGNVRSYNVAVGKVTPISACYHHHSIRSSDKFQGYPLELRGAHRCYSEQCPENKYDPNCIDFRQVATYDEIVDLPNHPEVLLIDVRRPDELAGTGTIPTSINIPLDIVEEELKLAPKQFESKYGRPKPAYDSPIIFSCRSGIRAGNAAYIADTLGFTNVKNYVGSWLDYAEKNGLPQEPQENKFY from the exons ATGAGTCTAAACTGTTTGAGAATCGCTGCTCAACGTGTCCGCGCCGGTTCAAGAATTGTCCAAAATGCTGGAAATGTCCGTTCGTACAATGTCGCAGTTGGCAAGGTAACGCCGATCAGTGCCTGCTACCACCATCACAGTATTCGCAGTAGTGATAAATTTCAAGGTTATCCTTTGGAACTTCGAG GCGCCCATCGTTGCTATAGTGAGCAATGCCCCGAGAACAAGTACGATCCGAActgcatcgattttcgtcaggTGGCCACCTACGATGAAATCGTTGATCTGCCAAACCATCCGGAAGTGTTGCTCATCGATGTACGCCGACCGGATGAACTGGCCGGCACTGGAACCATTCCGACCAGCATCAATATTCCGC TCGACATCGTCGAGGAAGAGCTGAAACTCGCCCCGAAGCAGTTCGAAAGCAAGTACGGTCGTCCGAAGCCTGCTTACGATTCGCCCATCATCTTCAGCTGCCGATCGGGAATTCGAGCCGGAAACGCGGCCTACATTGCCGACACACTTGGATTCACAAA TGTCAAGAACTATGTCGGCTCCTGGCTGGACTACGCCGAGAAGAATGGCCTTCCGCAGGAACCTCAGGAAAACAAATTCTACTGA